A window of Castanea sativa cultivar Marrone di Chiusa Pesio chromosome 1, ASM4071231v1 contains these coding sequences:
- the LOC142620176 gene encoding protein LAZY 1, with amino-acid sequence MKPSFGSTYKSRSLKQPKQESGKSFSDSDAKKEEENLEEETSTVISELFHGFLTIGTLGLEPIMSEPATPTFAMPLDSLNESKTEVTENDLKLINYELEKFLEAETKEWCDESSGRNSIASTITLNGKPMDVAENEDYGKILVCPLQGYLFGSSIELPETRKEVKKEKASLAELFHRTKITNEENAEKSEKGEMQDKKTHKSAMHLMKKMLKKLHASSRSSIPSAGGDASDSVSTKKILHKVIRVFHRKIHPESSIAEREYANSHKYKVKKAPSGSYNNGDQMHWGEENDAFTLEPMSKMGSHRYKTNLNPPQDGLHDSNLSAKEHWIMTDADYLVLEL; translated from the exons atgaagccaagctttggctcCACATACAAATCCAGATCCTTAAAGCAACCCAAACAGGAATCTGGAAAATCTTTTTCTGACTCTGACGccaagaaagaggaagaaaacttAGAAGAAGAAACATCTACTGTCATCTCTGAGCTCTTTCATGGCTTTCTCACCATTGGAACCCTTGGTCTGGAACCAATCATGAGTGAGCCAGCTACACCAACATTTGCCATGCCTCTGGATAGCTTGAATGAGAGCAAGACAGAGGTAACAGAGAATGACTTGAAGCTCATCAACTATGAGCTGGAGAAGTTCCTTGAGGCTGAAACTAAAGAATGGTGCGATGAATCATCAGGACGGAACAGTATTGCTAGCACCATTACACTCAATGGCAAGCCAATGGATGTGGCTGAAAATGAAGATTATGGGAAAATTTTGGTATGTCCACTGCAAGGATATCTATTTGGCTCTTCAATTGAACTGCCAGAAACAAGAaaagaagtaaagaaagagaaggCATCACTTGCAGAGCTGTTTCATAGgacaaaaataacaaatgaaGAAAACGCAGAGAAAAGTGAGAAAGGGGAGATGCAAGACAAGAAAACGCATAAATCtgctatgcatctcatgaagaAGATGCTAAAGAAGCTCCATGCTTCCTCAAGGAGCTCCATCCCTTCTGCTGGTGGTGATGCATCTGACTCAGTTTCAACCAAGAAGATACTCCACAAG GTCATACGTGTGTTCCACAGAAAAATCCATCCTGAAAGCTCTATAGCTGAAAGAGAATATGCTAATTCCCATAAATATAAGGTCAAAAAAGCTCCCAGTGGTAGCTATAATAATGGAGATCAGATGCACTGGGGTGAAGAAAATGATGCCTTTACTCTAGAGCCCATGTCAAAGATGGGGAGCCACCGTTACAAGACCAACTTGAACCCACCCCAAGATGGGCTGCATGACAGCAATCTAAGTGCAAAAGAGCATTGGATCATGACAGACGCAGACT ACTTGGTGTTGGAGCTTTAG
- the LOC142620152 gene encoding ABC transporter I family member 11, chloroplastic, giving the protein MALKLSGWRALESPPLPITPKSSSSSSSSSSCLNFRTPRPSSVKCDYSCFEVRDVSYRPPGTEMSLLKSVNFSLPEKSFGLIFGRSGSGKTTLLQLLAGLSKPTSGSIHIQRYGNDGHPNQSPEPLTPERVGIVFQFPERYFMADNVLEEVTFGWPRQRGDLQFKEHLALRLQRAINWVGLNGISLDKDPHTLSGGYKRRLALAIQLVQIPDLLILDEPLAGLDWKARADVVKLLKHLKKELTILAVSHDLKELATLVDQSWSMKMGGILKEEPLPL; this is encoded by the exons ATGGCTCTAAAACTCAGTGGCTGGAGAGCTCTGGAGTCACCGCCACTCCCAATCACACCAaaatcctcatcatcatcatcatcatcatccag TTGTTTGAATTTCCGAACACCTCGGCCTTCCAGTGTTAAATGTGATTACTCCTGCTTTGAA GTTAGGGATGTTAGCTATCGACCACCAGGGACTGAGATGAGCCTTCTAAAGTCGGTTAATTTTTCACTTCCCGAAAAAAG ttttggtttaatatttGGACGGAGTGGAAGTGGTAAAACTACTTTGTTGCAG CTTCTTGCAGGGCTGAGTAAACCGACTTCAGGTTCCATTCATATTCAAAGATATGGGAATGATGGCCATCCAAATCAATCTCCTGAACCGTTAACCCCGGAGAGAGTTGGCATTGTCTTTCAGTTTCCTGAAAG GTACTTCATGGCAGATAACGTGCTGGAGGAAGTTACATTTGGGTGGCCAAGGCAAAGGGGTGACCTCCAATTCAAGGAGCATCTTGCTTTGAGACTCCAAAGAGCAATTAATTGG GTTGGTTTAAATGGGATATCCTTGGATAAAGATCCTCATACTCTTAGTGGTGGTTATAAACGCCGGCTTGCCTTGGCAATTCAACTC GTACAAATCCCAGATTTATTGATACTGGATGAGCCCCTTGCTGGTCTTG ATTGGAAGGCACGGGCGGATGTTGTGAAGCTTTTGAAGCATCTAAAGAAAGAGTTAACTATACTAGCTGTCAGCCATGACCTCAA AGAGTTAGCAACTCTAGTTGATCAATCCTGGAGTATGAAAATGGGTGGAATTCTTAAGGAAGAGCCACTACCACTTTAA